The DNA segment TTGCGATCTTTCGATCGGTAATACCTATTACTATGGCAAGATGCTCGATAACGAAGAACAGCGTCCTTGGGCCGAGGCCGTAAACCTTGTCTTCCCGAACCAGGACGGTCGTGGCATGTCGATGAACATTTCGGGCATGAGCCTGATCGCCGATGCGCCGAACCGCGAAAACGCCATCAAGCTGATGGAATTCCTGGCCGGTGATGTTGCGCAGGGCATCTATGCTGAGGTCAATTACGAATATCCGGTCAAGCCGGGTGTCGAGTGGGCTCAGAATGTGAAGTCCTGGGGCACTTTCAAGGCCGATGAAGTATCGCTGGCCGAGATTGCCCGCCTGAGCCCGGATGCGATCAAGATGGTCGATGAGATCGGTTATAACGAATAGTCAAACCGACTGAGTTTGATGAGCTTTTTAAAAGGGGGGGTGTAATACCGCCCCTTTTTTCAGTTTCGGCACGCGGTCTCCCGCCGGATGTGGTCGCGCATTCGTGACTTCGGGTATGGCTCTTATGTGGTTTTCTTGCTTGCAAAAGGCGGGGCGGGCCCTTTAATTTCGGCCGCAGCAAATACAAATCATTCCTAATTGCTGTGCGACCTGCAGCTGATCCAAACGAGGCATTTATGATTTCTCTGCGCAAAACCGTTCTTGGTCTTGTTGTTTCCGCGATGGGGGTGTCCATGTTCCCCACCGCCCATGCCGCAGAGGAAGTTAATGTCTATTCGCTTCGACAGCCCTTTCTGATCGAACCGATGTTCAAACGCTTTACCGAGGAAACCGGTATTCGCGTGAATACGCTTTTCTCGCAAAGTGGACTGGTGGAGCGCATCAAGCACGAAGGGCGTAACACCCCGGCCGATCTGCTTTTGACCGTTGATATCGGCCGCATTCAGGATGCAGTCGATGCCGATATCGCCCAGCCGATCGAAAGTGCCGTTCTGGATGCCAATATCCCCGATCAGTTCCGCGATGAAGACAAGCTTTGGGTCGGGATGACGACGCGTGCGCGCGTGCTTTACACCTCGCTTGATCGGGTGGAGCCGGACGCGATCACCACCTATGAAGAGCTAGCCGATCCGAAATGGAAGGGGCGCATTTGTGTGCGTTCCGGCATGCATGTTTATAACATCGCCCTGATCGCCTCGATGATTGCCCATCATGGTGAAGAAGAAACCAAAGCCTGGCTGACCGGGCTTAAGGACAATCTCGCCCGTAAACCGCAGGGTGCCGATACCGATCAGATCGAGGCAGTGTCGCAGGGCGTCTGTGACGTTGCGATTGGCAATTCCTATTATTACGGCAAGATGCTTGATGACCCGAACAAGGCCGAAGCCGCCAAACAGGTCCGTATCGTATTCCCCAATCAGGGGGACCGTGGCACGCATGTGAATATTTCGGGTGTGGCGCTGATGAAGTATGCACCGAACAAGGAAAATGCCATCAAGCTGGTGGAATTCCTGTCTGGTGCCGAAGCCCAGCATATGTATGCCGATATCAATTTTGAATATCCGGTCAAACCGGGCGTTGCCTGGTCTGAACAGGTTCGGGCTTGGGGCACTTTTGTCCATGATGATTTGCCGCTTAATGCGGTTGCGGCCAATCGTGGTGCGGCAATTCGTCTGATTGATGAGGTCGGCTTTAACGAGTAGACCGTACGTCGATAGAAGGATATCAAGACCGCCCAACAGAACCGTTCGGAGTAGTCCGCGGCGAATGAAACGGAAACAGCCTTGAACAACGCTTGTCAGACGCAAAAGGAAGACGACATTCGGCCGAGCGCCATGGCGGAAACGTTTGACCCCATGCGCACGCCCACCGGACGTCGGGCGATGCTGTGGTTGCCGCGTGGCCAATCGGCAGCCTGGCTGATCGGCGCGTTTATCGTGGCGGCTATGGTTGCGGCACCGGTTGTTGCCGTTGCCTGGATTGCCCTGTTTCCGACCGAAAATATCTGGCCGCATCTGGCATCCACCATGTTGCCAAGGTACCTTAAGAATACCGGTATCCTGATGCTTGGCGTTGGTATTGGTGTGACCCTGATCGGGGTGGCTTCCGCGTGGGTTGTAACCATGTGCCGAATTCCGGGAAAGCGGTTCTTTGAATGGGCGATGTTGCTGCCGATGGCGGTTCCGGCCTATATCGTGGCCTATGTTTATACCGACCTTCTGGAATATGCCGGACCGTTGCAGGGCTTCCTGCGGGACTTGTTTGGCTGGCAATCGGCGGCCGATTACTGGTTTCCTGATATTCGCACCAAGGGTGGTGCGATCATGGTGCTCAGCCTGACACTTTATCCCTATGTTTACATGCTGGCGCGTGCGGCGTTCCTGTCTCAATCCATCTGTGCGATCGAGGCGGCCCGTATCCTTGGTCGAAGTGCCTGGAGTTCGTTTCTTACGGTCGCGTTGCCGTTGGCACGACCGGCAATCGTTGTTGGCGTTGTCATTGCGTTGATGGAAACGCTCAATGACTTTGGCACGATTGATTTCTTTGCCGTGCATACCTTGACGGCCGGTATTTTCAACGTTTGGCTTGGTATGGGTAATGCTGGTGGTGCTGCCCAGATTGCCCTGACCATGCTGGCTGTCGTGATCGCATTGATGGTGATCGAGCGCTATTCACGCCGCCGCCAGCGTTTCCATGACACCACCAGCCGTTTTCAGGAACTGCCGGGCTATGAACTGAGCCCGCTTGCCAAGGCCGGCGCATTGGCGATTTGTATCCTGCCGATTGTGCTGGGCTTTGTCGTGCCGTCTCTGGTGCTGATTTATTATTCCATTGGCTATTTTGATCAAAGCTGGACGGCGGATTTCTTTGAATTTGCCGGCAACAGCCTTTTGGTATCCGGGCTTGCGACGCTTGTTGCGGTTGGTTGTGCGATATTCATGGCCTATGCGCTGCGCCTGTTCCCGCAACCGCTGTTGAAATTCTGTGTCCGTCTGTCATCGGTCGGCTATGCCGTGCCGGGCGCGGTTTTGGCCATCGGGGTTTTGATCCCGTTTGCGCGGTTTGACAACGCATTGGACGCGGTGATGCGCGATACCTTCGGCATATCAACCGGGTTACTGCTAAGCGGGACGGTATTCGCTTTGGTCTTCGCCTATGCAGTTCGGTTCATGGCGGTATCCTATGGCTCGATCGAAGCAGCCCTTGGCAAGGTTCGGCCAAGCATGGATGACGCGGCGCGCACCTTGGGCGAAAGCCCGTGGGGAACACTCAAACGCATTCACTTCCCGATGGTGCGCGGCGGCATTTTGGCAGCATCGGTGCTGGTCTTTGTCGATGGCATGAAGGAACTGCCGGCAACGCTTATTCTGCGTCCGTTCAATTTTGATACGCTGGCAACCCATGTCTATCAGTTCGCCAAGGATGAAATGATTGAACATGCAGCCCTTGGGGCGCTGACCATTGTGCTTGTCGGTGTGGTGCCGGTGATTATGCTGAGCCGTGCAATTTCAAAATCCCGTCCGGGGCATAGCGGACAATCCTGATGCGTTCCGGCGATGATCGGGCTATCCTGATTACGGATGGGAATACAAAACAAGACCAAGGGCGGCAGGAAACTTTCGGAATGCAAACAATCAAACCGGGACTGACAACACTTTCCGATGCGCTCGACATTGCTTTTGCCGAAGTGCCGGTGATGACGCCATCCGAAGAACGCCCGATCAGTGATTGTTACGGTGCGATTTTACGCAAGGACGTCATTGCGCGGGTTTCCGTGCCGTCGGTGGATAACTCCGCCATGGATGGATATGCCCTTCGTCATGCCGATCTGGCCGCGATAGACGGCCCTGTTTCGGTGGTCGGTGCGTCGTTGGCAGGTCATCCGTTTGAGGGAACCCTGCCAACGGGCTCCGCGATCCGTATTGCGACCGGGGCTGCGATCCCCGATGGCGCGGATAGCGTGATCATTCAGGAGAATGTCACCGCCAACGCCGATGAAACCATCATTGAAATTGATGCCGACGTGATCGCACGCGCAAGCTTGCATCAAAACATCCGCTGGCTGGGCGAAGACATCAAAACCGGTGATACAGTCTTGAAGGCAGGCACGATCCTGCGCCCCCAGGATATCGCGATTGCGGCCGGGCAAGGATTTGGCAGCTTGTCGGTTGCACGGCCCCTTAAAGTTGCTGTCTTCTCCACCGGCGACGAACTGGCTAAACCCGGCGATCCTTTGCCGCCGGGGGGCATTTATGATTCCAACCGTTTCGCAATGATCGGGATGTTGCGGTCCATCGGTTGCGAGGTCACAGACCTTGGATTGCTCACTGATAATTTTGATGTGTTGCAAAACGCGTTGTCGAGCGCGGCAAAGTCGCATGACCTGATCATGACATCTGGCGGTGTTTCGGTCGGCAAGGCCGATCTTCTGAAACCGGTGGTCGACAGCCTTGGTGAAATCGCCGCCTGGAAACTTGCGATCAAGCCCGGCAAGCCTTTGATGCGCGGCAAGATCGGCGATTGTCTGGTGATCGGGCTTCCGGGGAACCCGGTATCAGTCCTGGTCTCAGGCTTGCTATATGTTTTACCGTTGCTGCGTCATGCGATGGGCGCGGATCATTCCAAACTGGCACCAACACGTATTCCGGTTCGTGCCGGGTTTGATTTCAAGCGTGGCACCGGACGCAGGGAATGGTTGCGCGCGCGTCTGGTGCAGAGTGATGACGGCGAATTTGAAGCGATTGCTTTTTCTTCGACCAGTTCCGGGATGTTGTCATCAATGGTCTGGGCCGAAGGTCTGATTGAACTGCCCGAAAATTGCGGGCAGGTCTCCAAAGGAGATCAGGTTCTTTATTTGCCGCTGCAAGGCCTGCAGTGACTTCATCAAAAATGATCCACATCATTGCAAACGAACATGGTTTGCCGGACTGTTGGACCGTTTCCAATCCGCGAAAGTGAATAGAATGACGATATCGGTGACGTTTTGTGGTGCTGCTGGTGGGGTGACCGGGTCTTGCTATTTTCTGCAGACCGATCAGGGCAATTTCCTTGTTGATTGCGGTATGTTCCAGGGCAGCAAAACCGTCCGTGAACTGAACTATGGCAAGTTCCCGTTTGAGGCAGACCGGATTTCGGCCGTGTTGCTGACGCACGCGCATATTGACCATACCGGACTTGTGCCCAAGCTGGTCAAAGCCGGGTTCGGCGGGCCGATTTATGCGACGGAGCCGACCTGTGATCTTCTGACTTATATGTTGCCGGACTCCGGATACATTCAGGAGAGCGAAGTCGAACGCCTGAACCGTCGCAATGCGCGGCGCGGTCGTCCTGAAGTCACCCCGATCTACACCCGTGAAAACGCGGAAAATACGCTTTCGCAGCTCAAGACCGTTGAATATCACGAATGGTTGCCGGTGATTGATGGCGTGCGGGCGAGATTCTGGGATGCTGGCCATCTTCTTGGTTCCGCTTCGATCGAGGTGGAGATTGAGAACGGCGACAAAGACGGTAAACCGACAAGATTGCTGTTCTCGGGTGATGTCGGAACCGGTGAGGCCGTATTTAACGAGGCACCCGAGGCACCGACGGGTGTCGACTACCTGTTTGTCGAAACCACCTATGGCGATCGTAACCGTCCGGTGATGACCGACGAAGAACGCCGTGAGATGCTGCGCAAGGAAGTTCAGGATGCGCTGGGCAATGGCGGCAATCTGGTTATTCCGAGTTTTGCCGTTGCCAGAACGCAAGAGCTGCTTGTTGATCTAGCGCATCTTTTCAACCGCGGCCAGTTGCCACCGGCAAATGTCTTTGTCGATAGCCCCTTGGCGCAACGTGCGACCGATGTATTTGCCAAACACCTGAAGCGCGGCGACGCACAGGCGCTGTCGCATCCTAAGTTCCATATGGTGCCGGATGTTCAGGCCAGTAAACAGCTTGCACAGGTCACCAGCGGTGCGATCATTATTTCCGCAAGCGGCATGTGCGATGCTGGTCGCATTCGCTACCATCTGAAGAACAACCTGTGGCGCCCTAATTGCACCGTGCTTCTGGTCGGTTTTCAGGCTGCGGGCTCTTTCGGTCGTGTTTTGCAGAGCGGGGCAAAACATGTGCGGATACACGGCGATGAAATCGAAGTGCGTGCCCGTATTCGGACCTTGGACGTCTATTCTGGCCACGCCGATCAGGATATGCTTTTGCAATGGACCAAGAACCGTTTGCCAGTGACGCGTCAGATTTTCCTCACCCATGGTGAAGAAGGCGCACGCGCGGCATTCCGAGAAGTTCTGATGGCGCACGGCATCGAGGAAAAGCTGATTTCCATGCCGATGCTTGATGACACGGTCACCCTCAAGAAGGGCAAAGGCCAACCGGCTATTCCGCAGGCACGTCTTTCGGGTGAAGAACTCTCGCGCGATGACTGGCATAATCTTTATGCAGGTACAGTAACGGCGCTTTCGGAAAAACTTCGTTCGCTTGAAACTGCGGAAGAAAGAAAAGAGATGCTCGAAAAAGTCTTGCGCGATATCGGTTCAGTATGAGAGCAATTGTCCGGGAGCTGAAAGAAGGGCGCAAACCCCGACTTCACGGATTTACTTGCCATAAACAAAGAACCTGTCACCCTGTTTATGGGTTGTGCGGGGAACTGAGATCACTACGCATACGGGCGGGGATATGTCAATCGTAGGGAATTCCGGATATCGGGTTCTGATTTACAGCCATGATACCTTTGGGCTTGGGCACTTGCGCCGTTGCCGTACGATTGCGCATGCGCTGGTATCGCATCGCGATGACGTATCTGTTCTGATTTTGTCGGGCTCACCGATTATCGGCAGCTTTGAATTCCGCTCGCGCGTGGACTTTGTCCGCATACCGGGCGTGATCAAGCTGTCGAATGGCGAATATACGTCGCTTAACCTCAATATCGATGTCGACCAGATTCTGGCGATGCGAGAATCGATTATTCAGCACACAGCCGATGTCTTTAACCCCGACATTTTCATCGTCGACAAAGAACCGCTTGGCTTGCGCGGCGAGGT comes from the Thalassospira sp. ER-Se-21-Dark genome and includes:
- a CDS encoding iron ABC transporter permease, with the protein product MRTPTGRRAMLWLPRGQSAAWLIGAFIVAAMVAAPVVAVAWIALFPTENIWPHLASTMLPRYLKNTGILMLGVGIGVTLIGVASAWVVTMCRIPGKRFFEWAMLLPMAVPAYIVAYVYTDLLEYAGPLQGFLRDLFGWQSAADYWFPDIRTKGGAIMVLSLTLYPYVYMLARAAFLSQSICAIEAARILGRSAWSSFLTVALPLARPAIVVGVVIALMETLNDFGTIDFFAVHTLTAGIFNVWLGMGNAGGAAQIALTMLAVVIALMVIERYSRRRQRFHDTTSRFQELPGYELSPLAKAGALAICILPIVLGFVVPSLVLIYYSIGYFDQSWTADFFEFAGNSLLVSGLATLVAVGCAIFMAYALRLFPQPLLKFCVRLSSVGYAVPGAVLAIGVLIPFARFDNALDAVMRDTFGISTGLLLSGTVFALVFAYAVRFMAVSYGSIEAALGKVRPSMDDAARTLGESPWGTLKRIHFPMVRGGILAASVLVFVDGMKELPATLILRPFNFDTLATHVYQFAKDEMIEHAALGALTIVLVGVVPVIMLSRAISKSRPGHSGQS
- a CDS encoding MBL fold metallo-hydrolase, whose amino-acid sequence is MTISVTFCGAAGGVTGSCYFLQTDQGNFLVDCGMFQGSKTVRELNYGKFPFEADRISAVLLTHAHIDHTGLVPKLVKAGFGGPIYATEPTCDLLTYMLPDSGYIQESEVERLNRRNARRGRPEVTPIYTRENAENTLSQLKTVEYHEWLPVIDGVRARFWDAGHLLGSASIEVEIENGDKDGKPTRLLFSGDVGTGEAVFNEAPEAPTGVDYLFVETTYGDRNRPVMTDEERREMLRKEVQDALGNGGNLVIPSFAVARTQELLVDLAHLFNRGQLPPANVFVDSPLAQRATDVFAKHLKRGDAQALSHPKFHMVPDVQASKQLAQVTSGAIIISASGMCDAGRIRYHLKNNLWRPNCTVLLVGFQAAGSFGRVLQSGAKHVRIHGDEIEVRARIRTLDVYSGHADQDMLLQWTKNRLPVTRQIFLTHGEEGARAAFREVLMAHGIEEKLISMPMLDDTVTLKKGKGQPAIPQARLSGEELSRDDWHNLYAGTVTALSEKLRSLETAEERKEMLEKVLRDIGSV
- a CDS encoding Fe(3+) ABC transporter substrate-binding protein — translated: MISLRKTVLGLVVSAMGVSMFPTAHAAEEVNVYSLRQPFLIEPMFKRFTEETGIRVNTLFSQSGLVERIKHEGRNTPADLLLTVDIGRIQDAVDADIAQPIESAVLDANIPDQFRDEDKLWVGMTTRARVLYTSLDRVEPDAITTYEELADPKWKGRICVRSGMHVYNIALIASMIAHHGEEETKAWLTGLKDNLARKPQGADTDQIEAVSQGVCDVAIGNSYYYGKMLDDPNKAEAAKQVRIVFPNQGDRGTHVNISGVALMKYAPNKENAIKLVEFLSGAEAQHMYADINFEYPVKPGVAWSEQVRAWGTFVHDDLPLNAVAANRGAAIRLIDEVGFNE
- the glp gene encoding gephyrin-like molybdotransferase Glp produces the protein MQTIKPGLTTLSDALDIAFAEVPVMTPSEERPISDCYGAILRKDVIARVSVPSVDNSAMDGYALRHADLAAIDGPVSVVGASLAGHPFEGTLPTGSAIRIATGAAIPDGADSVIIQENVTANADETIIEIDADVIARASLHQNIRWLGEDIKTGDTVLKAGTILRPQDIAIAAGQGFGSLSVARPLKVAVFSTGDELAKPGDPLPPGGIYDSNRFAMIGMLRSIGCEVTDLGLLTDNFDVLQNALSSAAKSHDLIMTSGGVSVGKADLLKPVVDSLGEIAAWKLAIKPGKPLMRGKIGDCLVIGLPGNPVSVLVSGLLYVLPLLRHAMGADHSKLAPTRIPVRAGFDFKRGTGRREWLRARLVQSDDGEFEAIAFSSTSSGMLSSMVWAEGLIELPENCGQVSKGDQVLYLPLQGLQ